The stretch of DNA CAGTTCGCGGTAGTCGTCGCCGAGCCACTGGGCCAGCAGCGGGTGGGTCAGCAGGCTGTCGAGCAGCTCCTGGGGCTCGGCGCGCTCGTCGGCGATGGAGTCGAGGTGAAAGACCGTGCCGATCGAGAGCGACGCCTCGTTGGTGTAGAGGAACCCCCCGCCCCGAACGCCGTCGAACAGGTCCCCCGAGAACAGGTGGGCGACGCCCTCGTCGTCGTCGACGTCGAACCGCTCGTTGACGAGGTCGGGGTCCATCTCCGCGACGGCCTTGACGCCCTGGAACCACTCCTCGGGGTCCTCCCAGTCCATCAGGCCGGCGTCCCGCGCCAGCTCGGAGTTGACGCCGTCGGCCGCGACGACGAGGTCCGCCTCGATCGGATCGATCTCCTCACAGGTGACGCCGACGATCTCGCCTTTCTCCCGGAGCAGGCCGGTGGCGTGGACCTCCGTCAGCAGGCCGCCGCCGGTCTCGCGGGTCAGCTCGTGGACCCGCCGGGCGAGCCAGGAGTCCATCTTCCGGCGGAGCACCGAATCGGCCCACTCCGTGTCGTGGTGGTGGAGGTCGCCGATGTCGAAGGTCTTCACCTTGTCCCCGGCGATGTTGTGGATGTAGTTCTCCGTCGCGGGCCGCTCCGTGGCCTCCTCGCGGAAGTCCGGGAACAGGCCGTCGATGGTGTAGGGGGCGGACTCCTCGGCGTAGATGAGCCCGCCGGAGACGTTCTTCGAGCCGGCGTCGACCCCCCGTTCGAGGACGAGTGTCTCGACACCGTTGTTGGCGAGCGTCGCCGCCGCCGCGGCCCCGCCGGGGCCACAGCCGACGACGACGGCCTCGTAGTGCTCGTGGTCAGTCATCGCTGACCTCCCCCATCGCCGCGGCGAGTTCACCCTGCTCGACGGCCTCGGTCAGGCGGGGCAGGACCTCGAACAGATCGCCCTGGACGAAGTAGTCCGAGAAGTCCCGGATGTCGGCCTCCGGGTCGGTGTTGACGGCGATGATCGTGTCGGACTCGTCGCAGCCGACCTTGTGCTGGATGGCCCCGGAGATGCCCGCCGCGATGTAGACGTCTGGCTCGACCTCCTGACCTGACTCGCCGATCTGTCGCTCCTCGGAGACGTACTGCTCGACGTGGCCGTCGAAGGCGTACGAGGAGGTGATGACCCCGCGCGAGAGCCCGAGGTCCGCGTCCTCGAAGGCGTCGACGAGGTCCAGCGCCAGTTCGATCCCCTCCGTCGGGTCGTCGCCGATGCCGCGCCCGACCGCCACGACCACGTCGTTGCCGGTGAGGTCGACCCCGCCCGAGAGCCGGTCGTGCTCCGTGACGTCGACCTGGAACCAGTCCTCGTCCAGGTCCATCTCGTAGTCGACGACCTCGGCCTCGCGTTCGGGGTCCGGGTCCGGGAGGTCGAAACTGCCCGGGATGACCGACGCGCCCTGCGGGTGGAAGTCCCGGTTGGGCTTGTCGATACAGAGGATCGTCGAGTACTCGAACCCGGAGAAGTCCGGCCGCTTCATGTGGAGGACGCGCTCGAACTCCTTCTTGTCGCCGGCCTCGCCGACCTTCGCGGGGTTCGAGATCATCTCGTTCTCGATGTACAGCCCCGAGCAGTCCGAGGCCAGCCCGGAGTCGAGCGCCCCCTGCACGAGTGCCGAGAGGTCCCGGCCGTTGTTCGTCGCGGGGAACAGCGTGTAGCGTGGCTCGTGGTAGTCCTTCCAGTCGACCTCCTCGTGGCCCTCGCTCGCGAGGTCCCCGCCGGCCCGCATCATGTCCACGACGATCTCGGTGTAGGGCGTGTGCCGGAAGCGTTCGAGACGGTCGTCCTCGTGGGTGACGACGAGGTCCGCGCCGTACGCGATCACGTCCTCGACGTGCTCGCTGGCCTCGTCGCCGACGAGGACGGCCACGACCCGCTCGTCCTCGTCGTAGTCGT from Haloarcula litorea encodes:
- a CDS encoding electron transfer flavoprotein subunit alpha/FixB family protein, with amino-acid sequence MPEIDPTEHEIAELGPKIKDVDDADELREMLRLEEEGEDRAPVKTLIEDRMDKLAAEDDDGIDPSTVDLSELTVADIANMVRDVDDPDVLRDVLEREREGEDRSSAITQIENRIESVEGSEDDGEEVEYVPPEEKYPELDHPTSDKRWVEGTAGAEYRDMWVYCETQAGELIDVSKEMLGKARRLMDEYNDDYDEDERVVAVLVGDEASEHVEDVIAYGADLVVTHEDDRLERFRHTPYTEIVVDMMRAGGDLASEGHEEVDWKDYHEPRYTLFPATNNGRDLSALVQGALDSGLASDCSGLYIENEMISNPAKVGEAGDKKEFERVLHMKRPDFSGFEYSTILCIDKPNRDFHPQGASVIPGSFDLPDPDPEREAEVVDYEMDLDEDWFQVDVTEHDRLSGGVDLTGNDVVVAVGRGIGDDPTEGIELALDLVDAFEDADLGLSRGVITSSYAFDGHVEQYVSEERQIGESGQEVEPDVYIAAGISGAIQHKVGCDESDTIIAVNTDPEADIRDFSDYFVQGDLFEVLPRLTEAVEQGELAAAMGEVSDD
- a CDS encoding FAD-dependent monooxygenase, whose translation is MTDHEHYEAVVVGCGPGGAAAAATLANNGVETLVLERGVDAGSKNVSGGLIYAEESAPYTIDGLFPDFREEATERPATENYIHNIAGDKVKTFDIGDLHHHDTEWADSVLRRKMDSWLARRVHELTRETGGGLLTEVHATGLLREKGEIVGVTCEEIDPIEADLVVAADGVNSELARDAGLMDWEDPEEWFQGVKAVAEMDPDLVNERFDVDDDEGVAHLFSGDLFDGVRGGGFLYTNEASLSIGTVFHLDSIADERAEPQELLDSLLTHPLLAQWLGDDYRELEYSAKLVPDSKKVAHESPHRDRLVLVGDAAGQMQAQGPIIKGMNHAVTAGALAAEAFVEARSRGDPHSAGEYYERKLHDEGVMDKLRPTGYDVVGKLGEVGPIDDVTNTLAESAVGRFAVRNLGGLAERAYNSPTLVSMIPDTKLPYVTLPTVIAEELGERVTDENRVEPPELDDRIGDLTYDVGEPHIQLLDNSFEASGTAVTACPVSAKDFGGGCYRDEMVETNGHEEHLVSLDTQPCVECGTCAVVADTDWDHPAGGKGVEFEQG